One Zymoseptoria tritici IPO323 chromosome 3, whole genome shotgun sequence genomic region harbors:
- a CDS encoding Ca2+-modulated nonselective cation channel polycystin (related to intracellular calcium signal levels): MLHASLLTAAAFITIAQAAPNVRRDLETYLVSTQTCITNHRCGQTELATIPTSTRTSCSTVSQTFTTCGTSTITTTVTPEPVTSTKYEDEAALDRRQETISITITAAAQQACSTTTTVSEGVSTVYTGEYNATLARRTASPFDIDSSFTDSSLAARKLPLVKVLHRLGHAAFSDDQNAYEVDCLAQVTSYIVTRSTIQEEPSTSTVTAPTPTKTITIKNKLAVPITTTVVQSPPAASSPSPDQPSADGTCTTTAASVTTTQHLKCAPTNIISSLSGHGIGQTTGNTAGSRGLAPGENPSACCQLCMDTEGCAASENDPDAGNCFLWYTEPGCGLGFTYKADQRLGVGEGFWVQSGCGWVAGEVNA, translated from the exons atgctCCACGCCTCTCTCCTCACGGCGGCCGCCTTCATCACCATCGCACAAGCAGCGCCCAATGTTCGTCGAGACTTGGAGACATACCTCGTCAGCACGCAGACATGCATCACCAACCATCGATGCGGACAGACGGAACTGGCCACGATTCCCACCAGCACGAGGACTTCATGCTCGACCGTCAGCCAGACCTTCACCACTTGCGGAACTTCAACCATCACGACGACAGTGACGCCCGAGCCGGTGACATCTACAAAGTATGAGGATGAAGCGGCACTCGACCGACGACAAGAGACCAtttccatcaccatcaccgcGGCCGCACAGCAGGCTTGCTCGACGACTACTACCGT CTCCGAAGGCGTCTCAACAGTCTACACGGGCGAATACAACGCCACCCTCGCCCGCCGCACCGCTTCACCCTTCGACAtcgactcctccttcaccgACTCCTCCCTTGCAGCACGCAAGCTCCCTCTCGTCAAAGTCCTCCACCGTCTCGGCCACGCAGCCTTCAGCGACGACCAAAACGCCTACGAAGTCGACTGTCTCGCCCAAGTGACCTCTTACATCGTCACCAGATCCACCATCCAAGAAGaaccctccacctccaccgtgACGGCTCCCACCCCGACGAAAACCATCACCATCAAGAATAAACTCGCCGTGCcaatcaccaccaccgtcgTGCAATCTCCACCCGCTGCTTCATCTCCATCACCCGACCAACCCTCGGCCGACGGAACATGCACCACGACCGCCGCCTCCGTAACAACAACCCAACACCTCAAATGCGCCCCCACAaacatcatctcctccctctccggcCACGGCATCGGGCAAACCACAGGCAACACGGCCGGTTCCCGCGGTCTGGCTCCCGGTGAGAATCCCAGCGCGTGCTGCCAATTGTGCATGGACACGGAGGGTTGTGCCGCGAGCGAGAACGACCCGGATGCGGGCAATTGCTTCCTGTGGTATACGGAGCCTGGATGTGGGTTGGGCTTCACGTACAAGGCGGATCAGAGATTGGGAGTGGGAGAGGGGTTCTGGGTGCAGAGTGGGTGTGGATGGGTGGCGGGGGAGGTGAATGCGTAA